One stretch of Ananas comosus cultivar F153 linkage group 6, ASM154086v1, whole genome shotgun sequence DNA includes these proteins:
- the LOC109712130 gene encoding purine permease 3-like has translation MRRSLLALNFAIMVVGTAGSPLVLRLYFLRGGRRKWLSSWLQTGGWPLLLLPLLVSYALRRHRQKSMYLMTPRLFLSCAALGLLTGVDDLLYAYGVSYLPVSTSSLLVSTQLAFTALFAFLIVRQRLTASSANAVALLCVGAAMLGLNARADRPTGESRGRYYAGFAMTLAAAALYGLVLPLVELSQAAYARAAGRAVGYTLVMEMQLVMGFFATLFSTVGMIVNNDFPAIPREAQEFGLGPAGYYMVLVGCAILFQFFFLGTVGAIYYGSALLAGVVIALLIPVAEVLAVVFFDEPFNSTKGVALVLSLWGFASYFYGEFKANKAKEDPDHKCGHDQVS, from the exons ATGAGAAGATCACTCCTGGCGCTGAACTTCGCGATCATGGTGGTCGGCACCGCGGGGAGCCCCCTCGTCCTCCGCCTCTACTTCCTGCGCGGCGGTCGCCGCAAGTGGCTCTCCAGCTGGCTCCAGACCGGCGGCTggccgctcctcctcctccctttgCTCGTCTCCTACGCCCTCCGTCGGCACCGACAAAAATCGATGTATCTCATGACACCGCGCCTCTTCCTCTCCTGCGCCGCCCTCGGCCTCCTCACGGGCGTCGACGACCTGCTGTACGCCTACGGCGTCTCCTACCTCCCCGTCTCCACGTCGTCGCTCCTCGTCTCCACGCAGCTCGCGTTCACCGCGCTGTTCGCGTTCCTGATCGTGCGGCAGCGGCTCACCGCGTCCTCGGCGAACGCGGTGGCGCTGCTCTGCGTCGGCGCCGCCATGCTGGGGCTGAACGCGAGGGCCGACCGGCCGACGGGGGAGTCGAGGGGGAGGTACTACGCAGGGTTCGCGATGAcgctggcggcggcggcgctctaCGGCCTGGTGCTGCCGCTGGTGGAGCTGAGCCAGGCCGCCTACGCGCGGGCGGCCGGCCGCGCCGTCGGCTACACGCTCGTGATGGAGATGCAGCTCGTCATGGGCTTCTTCGCCACCCTCTTCAGCACCGTCGGAATGATCGTCAACAACGACTTTCCA GCCATTCCAAGGGAAGCCCAAGAATTCGGGCTCGGGCCAGCAGGATACTACATGGTGCTAGTTGGGTGCGCAATTTTGTTCCAGTTCTTCTTCCTCGGCACCGTCGGTGCCATCTACTATGGGTCGGCTCTCCTCGCCGGAGTCGTCATCGCCCTTCTAATCCCCGTCGCCGAGGTCCTCGCCGTCGTGTTCTTCGACGAGCCATTCAATAGCACTAAAGGCGTGGCCCTGGTGCTCTCCTTGTGGGGCTTTGCCTCATACTTCTATGGTGAGTTCAAGGCCAACAAGGCTAAGGAGGACCCTGATCACAAATGTGGTCATGACCAAGTGAGTTAA